ctcctccacctcctgctCGCCTCCCCTTCACCTTTACCCTCATGGCAACGTTCAGCTCAAGTTTAACAGCAGATTGCAAATTACTAATAGTTAAGGAAGGATGAGGGAATGAGTAATGAAGAATTCTAAGCAGCCAGATGTAGATGTAACAAGGAGcgtggggtgggggacagaacAGGGTTTTTCTGGAGAAGATGAGAGGAAAAGACTTGGGGAGGGGTGTCTTAAGAGAAGACAACTTAGGTGTGCTTATAGGAAAGAGCTGGCAGAGAAGATATTTgggggtaaaaaaaaatcccGACATGTGTGGGAAATGACCGGAGAAGCACTTACTCCtctaaaacacaaactgaggtcAATGCCCACATGTGTAGTCCTATCTCTCATGCCCACGGTGTCTTACAGAAATCTTACGTAGTTGTTTTTAGACATCAttttggggttacaggtgtatgTAATTCAATGGTTCAGCACTCACATCCATGAGACCCTGTAGTCGATCGCCAGTAGTACACAGCATGCATACACCCCACCATAAGTAAACCCATTGTTCCTATAGCTTAAGCGCGTATGGCCAATGACTAAATCATTGTTTTCTCCTTCTAGGTAGTAACTGTGGCATCTATGACCTTTTTCATCATCGCACAAGCCCCGGAACCATACATCGTTATCACTGGATTTGAattctccattattttatttttcatagcttTGTATATGTGCAGACTTGACAAACTGATGAGATGGTTGTTTTGGCCTTTGCTTGTAAGTGATCCTTTCCAACCCTAAACTCTTGCCTGCCATAGGAAGACACTGTAATTAATCACTTGGTTCTCTTCAATCCTTAAGGTGATCTCTGCTCACTGCTAAGGGCTCCATGTGGTCTTTGGGGAAGGCTCTCAGGGATCCAGGGCAACCACAGGACACAAATTCTCTTTACTGCTCCTACCAGTAGATGTGGCTGCCGACCTATTTGTTTGGAGAATTCTCTTGAGTAGAAATGTcctaaagaaatttaaatttagaaCTGTGTTAATAAATTAGAGCATAGTCTTAACTTTTGTCtcctttctattttcccttttattgaaaatagattcttttcttataCAGTATATCCTGATAATAGTTtctcctccttctactcttcccagttcctccccacttcttctcccttcccaaaccactctttctgtccctcattagaaaagaacaggttcctaagagaaaacaaccaaacatgacaaaataaaatgtattaagagGAAGCAAAAGATatcatatcaaagttggacaTAGCAACCCAACGGGAAGaaaagagttccaagagcaggcacaagagtcagaaaCTCACTCATTCTCACagtcaggaatcccataaaaaaaaaaatactaagataATAGGTATAATATATCCACAGAGGAGCTGGTGTAGCCCCATGTAGGCCCCGtgcttgctgctttagtctctgtgagttcgtatgtGCCTTGCTTAGTTATTtcgagggccttgttctcctggtgtcctccattccctccgACTCCTACaatctgcctcctcttccttgggATTGTCTGaagagagggatttgatggaaactTCCAATTTAGATTCTCTCTTTGGGTCTCTGGccgtggatctctgcatctgttttcatctgCTCCTGGAGGAAGccacctctctgatgatgactggataaggcattggtttttgttgttgttggtttttggattttgtttgtttgtttgctttaagaTAAGTAGTGTTTGTTAGAGACCATAGGTCTCAGTTACCCAAGCAGTGTAGGGTATGAGTTCCTTCTCATgggtgggccttaagtcaaatcagacattggttggctgcTTCCAAACagtctgtgccaccattgcccttgcatattttgcaggcaggacagattgcaggtcaaaggttttgtgggtGGGTTAGTGTTACATTCCTCTTTCAGTAGCATGCAGAGGACCTTCCCACACCAAAGAGACTAGGACATAAGGGGCGAAGGCATTAACTGTACTTATCCATATTCAGTGAGTGTGTGGATGTTGTTCTCAGCAGTgaggccttgctgtcagtttggaGAGAGCAGCCTTTAGTCTTAGCAACACCCTGGGTTGTTCTGGGATTTCCATGGGACATCCctccttggccaacaactcaattgaatgCACCCTAGTCCTACCACTGGAAGCCTCCCCTGGCAACAAGAGATGGCCAGTGAGACTCAGTGTCCCCCATTTCTAAGGGGGATCCTCATTAGGCTCACCTTCATAGATTTCAGGAATTTTCCACTGTGTTAGGTTTCCATACCACCCTGCATGTTCCAGTCAACTTTTCCAACCCATCTCCCAGCAGCTGACACTCTTCCCTTtcctgtcacccccccccccccagacctcTTCCCTTTATTCAATATCTCTGGGTCTACAGATTGTGACTTGGTTAACATTTActtaatggctaatatccacttataagtgaatacatatcatatttatctttctgggttatctcactcagagtgatttttttcaagttccattcattgcctgtaaatttcatgatgtcattttttttaacagctgagtagttctccatcgtgtaaatgtaccacattttctttatccattcttctgttgaggaacatctaggtcatttccagtttctgactattataaTAAAACAACAATGAACATGATTGAATAAGTGTCCTTGTGTTAGGATAgcgtgtcctttgggtatatgcccaggagtggtatcaGCTGGATCTTGATGTAGAACTGCCCTATTGATTGCCAGAGTGCctctatacaagtttgcattcccaaaaCAGTTAAGGGGtgtttcccttgctccacatcctccaccagcatgagctgtcacttgtggtttttatcttagccattctaatagaggtcagatggaatctcaaagtagttttgatttgcatttccctgatggctaaggacattaaacattttttgagtgtttttcagccatttgagattcctctattgagaattctctgtttaaatctgttcctcattttttaattgaattatttgaattttttatttctaattttttgaatTCTTATATATTTGGATATCAGTCCTCTATCAGAAGTGGAGTTGGTAAAATTATTTTCCGGTTCTGTAGGCTGTCACTTTGTCCAAtggatggtgtcctttgccttacagaagcttgtcagtttcatgaggtcccatttgttaattgttgatcttagtgcctgtgctatcagtgttctgttctgaAATTCGTGTCCTGTGCCAagtagttcaaggccattccctgctttctcctctgtcaggttcagtgtatctggttttatgttggacatgagttttgtgcagggtgtaCATGTGAGTCTGTTGCATTCTTCCACATGCCGACGTCCAGTGTGACCAGCACCATTGGGTGcggatgctgtcttttctccagtatgCATTTCCGGCTTCTTTCTGGAAAGATCAGATGTCCATAGGTGTATGgttttatgtctgggtcttcactttaattccattgatcaacatgtgatttttattactatagctctgtagtataacttgatatcagggatggtggTCCCTCCagtagttcttttattgttcatgaTTGTTTTAGCTGTACTAAGTATCTGGTTTTTCCACGTGGAGTTGAGCATTGTCccttcaagatctgtaaagaattgggttgggattttgatggggattgtattgactCTGTAGATTGTTTTGGGTAGGATagccacttttactatgttaagccACTGATTCATGGGTATAgtagatctttccatcttctgatatcttcttcaatcgCTGTCTTTAAAGACTTGAAGATTTTATCAACagttctttcacttgtttggttaaagttgccgccaagatattttatattgtttgaggCTGTggtgaaaggtgttgtttccttgatttctctctctgtcccatttgttatttgtaattaGTCAGTCTTTCACCCAGCCACTTTGCTAAAAGTGTCTATCAGTAGAagttttagggtcacttatgtatatgtcatatcatctgcaaataactatcctttgatttcttcctttcctagttGTATCCCTTAGTCTTCCAGTTGTCTTATGCTGTAGCTAAAACAttgagtactatgttgaatagatatggagcaAACaagcttgtcttgttcctggttttggtggaattgctttgagttttctcCGTTTATGATGTCTTGCCTCATTTTTAAATGCATGTGAATATAGTTCCAGACTTACAGGCAGATACAACAAGAAACTATCTTTGCCCATCCCTCATCACAAAGTGGAAAGTCAAACCATTTAAGTCAAACATTCAATAAAATACGATTTGATCATACTTGGAAATTCTGTAGTTGTTTGTGATAATTCCAACTGATCTTTCTGAGCCAGGTTTTGTAACATTAGACATTAGCTGCCAGACTCAGAGCATGAGGAATGTTGTCTGGTCAAGAGCCGCCATGGCTCCCAGAGCTGTCACAATAGACAGTAATAATGGAAATTATTGGTGGAGGTCTATATGACCCTTTAGTCAGGCACTACAAAATCAGTTCTAGCGAAAACCGATCAACTGttacctctctcttctctcacaaGTTACAACCCAACATCCTGTCTCCATGGGTATCCCCTGTAACACTCCCCCTCACTTCTTTGGCTAGGCAGGTGGCTGCCACAAGCCCCTCTGCCACACTTGTCATGTCTTCTTGTGTTCTGAAATGCTTATATCCAAGCTGCTAAGTACTACTTAGGGAAGAGGACTTCAGAGCTGTTCTCAAACAAGAAGCGTGCTTTTAAGTGTTATCTTCTGGAACCCTCTTTGGAGGCCAGTGATGAGCATTTCAGGTTGGAGGTGTGTAattcaattggtagagtgcttgtcacGCATGATCCTCTTCATAGCATAACTCGGATGTTTTAtttagcacacacctataatcaaCATCtcagaaggtagagtcaggaagatcagaagttaaaggtcattCTTGGCAACGTAGGAAGCTGGGGGCCagacctatctcaaaataaaaataaaataaaataaaataaattgaaaataaccCCCAAACTAGAAGTAGTTCTCAGAGACCATTTAATCTGTTATCACCAGTCATTAAAATGGTAGAGACGTGGAGTAAGGTTATGGAGACAGGAGTTCTCAAGGAGGATTCCTAGTACTAGTGATTGAATGCAACATCTTCTTTCTACACAACTGTTACATTGGTGCCCTACTGAGGATGGTTTTCACGGATtcctacatgctaggcaagtcctGTACTGCTGAGCTATGTCTCCTCtgactttattttgagacaaggtctcaccactgttgcccaaactggccttgaactcaccccGTAGCCAGACTGGCCTTCAGCTTTCCCCCTTCCTGGCTCAGTGCCCCAAGTATGAATACCCACCTTGGAAGACTACCGGGGTGGAAGAATTGGCTAAGACAGGCAGAGTAAAGAGTTGAACGGCCAGATGGTAGGCTCTTCAGGTggaaacactgatgacatctgCAGACTAGGAGAAGCTAGAGCTGAGGTAACGGAGCTCAGAGAGAAGGTAGGGAGCGGAGAGAAGAAGCCAGGAAAAGGCAGGAGAGGACCCCAGGGGGCCCAGTGTCACAGACACCAGATAGGAGACCATTTCCTGAAGAAAGAAACGGTGGATGATGTCACATAGGAAGAGAAGTACTGACATACATAACCCCACTCCCCAGCAGCTGTACTCATTGGTGGTCCCGGAGGGCTTTCTCCAGAGTGACTTGCCGTCAGTGGCAGGTATCAGGAAGATCATGAGCCTAAGCACAGAAGGAGAGGCTGCTTAAACGGGGAAGCCACCACTGGCCTAATCTCCTATTTCCTAAGGAAATCCGAAGGACAAGGGTAGTAATAATGGGTCTCCCACCGCGGGGAGAAATAGAGCTGCCAGAGGCAGTTAAAAGTTAAAGTGAAGGAGACAGCGGCTGAGGACCACAGCTACTCCGTAAGGGGCAGAAGGGGATGATAAGCACCGATAGCCTCCAGCCAGTGCCCCCTGACTAGAAGACACTGGTCATCTGTCTGCCCTCAGATCTGCCATCCGTATCCAGGCCCTGACACAGTCTGTAAACCAGGCCTCTGTTCCTCTCTAGCTCTCCTTGACAGATTATAAAGGAAGGAGCTAACCCAGGGCCCCAGGCTCAAAATTGCTATGAAATCTCCATTTTATTGTAATTAAATTTGCATCCTGCTTATCAGCATATTGAGGGTTTCATGTTtttgctctgagacagggtctctctcaatAGCCCTGGATGTGctagaactcgctatgtagaccaggctgcttcaaactcagagaaatctgcacgcctctgtctcctgagcgctgcaattaaaggtctgtgccatcatgcctggcttcatATTGAGCTTTCAATACAGACGGTGTTTTAGGTTGGGTGTAGTGGCTTACACCTACGATCTTGCATGCAGAAGGCTGAAACAGGTCTTTGAGTTAGAGATCAGTGTGGGCTACATGCTGCGTACAGGACCAGCTTGGGCTGTagcctgaaaacaaacaaacacaatggTCTAAATTTCCACTAGAGAGCATAAATGTTCTGAGATACGCGTGCCCTCCCACCCCCCAGCACATCCTCCACTCCTGATCCCTCACTGTTCTACCACTCCCTAAAATGCCACTTTTGTACAAAGCCATTGATAGCCTAATTCACAGCTATTTACAGCTGCCTAAGGTAGTGGGGCCTGTTGTCTGGAAGCAGAGCAGAGTATCCAGCCAAAGGGGAGTTAACCCGAGACAACCATCTCATTGCCTGCTGcaactttgttttccttctgcaaAGCcaaacctctttttcttttatcaactGCTTTTCTTCCTAAGTCTGGTATTTCTTCATTGATCTCTTCTTGCCTGCTCACTGCAAGTCTGCCAAGACCATTCCATGATAAGGACAATTTATTTTCCCACAATACACATCCATCTAAAAATGTAAATTGCTCTTGTTAAAACGCTTCACTTGTGGGAAATTATTATGAAGTAACAGACTTTGGCAAGCCGCTGCATTACAAATGGGGGTGGATGGTTCATCCTGGAGATTACCACTCTAAATATGTGCTGTTTTCAGTTTGGGGGTGGGTCTTctaaagggtctcactgtgtggccctggctggcctggaacaagctgacctcaaactcctgaatACTGGAATTAGAGGCGTGACCCGCCATGCCTGACAGGTTTCTTCACTGCATTTTAGTAACAGATATTTGATAGCCGATTGCTTCACATTTCCTATTAAAAAACAAGTATTCCAGCTTCCTAGGGGACCCTTTGTACTCTAAAACTTCGGCATAATTATCTACTTTCCAAACCAGATGAGTTCTCCTTCTAGCTATAGCTATGtttatagatttatatatatatataaatgcttaACTAATTAAATGATTGTTGTGTTAGAAGAAACTTGCTGGTAGTTGGAGAGCATTATTTTACTATAGCATTTTAGTTTCTCAAGAGACATTGATGCGTGCTAAATTGAATAAAAGAtggctttaaaaatttttagggAACTGCCCCCACCTTTTTCTAGCACTACTTGTTGGTCTTCtccgccccccccacccccacccccgccaccaaCAACCCAACAATGCTaaggatagaacccaggacccagAGTCATGCTAGATctgagctgtattcccagccTTGCTGGTCTCTGATAGCAAGCTGACTTTTCTGTTCTGTGTTTTTAGGATATCATCAACTCAATGGTAACAGTACTATTCATGCTTATTGTGTCTGTGTTGGCACTGATACCCAAAACTTCAACAATGACGGTCCTTGGAGGGGTAAgcagaaaggggggaggggtctTTCAGGTTTCTTCAGGTTTGACCAAGATGCAAAGTCATTTGGAAGTATGCTACAACTACAGCAAGCTGCACTGTATTCACGCCAGGGGCTTCTGAACTGGCTGGCATACAGTGCCCACCGGCCTTATAGTTTGTGTGAGCAGATACATTCCCTGATTCGCATAAGTAGACAAGGTTTCATACTGGAGTTAGCCAAATAAAGAGCTCCTCACCGGGCTGTACCAGACTGAGAGAAGCTGCTAGAATCAGTTACAACCCTGAGCTCCCAGAAACTTGatgctaaacaaaaaaaaaaaaaaaaaaaaaaaaaaaaaaaaaagaaaagaaacatggtgggtgggtttctgagtttttcttttaaagaattcagATCACCATAGGTGAGATCATATATTCTCATAAGGCTTCAGATACAATAGAATAGAGTTCCTTCCTGCAAGGGAGGTAGGAAGAAGCCTTGCAACTAAAGAGTTATTCTGAGTACTGCTTACAGAGACGCAAGTCAGTTTAGTCAGACTTGATCCTTAGAAGCAAACCAAAATGGAAGAGTTCAATAATTTCATTATCCCTCCACCTGGTATTTTTCTGGGATTTGGTCATTTGACTTTCCTAGGCTCTACTCTAGAGAACTGACTTAGAAaggtcttccttctttcttgttctttcttaaCAAGGGCTGTATAGAACTGACCATTCTCAGCCTTGTCTGTCAGAACCCTAGATTTTACTCCTTTACGCACTAAGAAACTTCATAAGAGATTATATAATTTTCTAGAAATGAGGTATGCCTAAATATCAATCTCCCCCAATTGTAAAGATAATTTTATCTGTCTTGTATGAAAAAAGATGAAGCAGTCATAGGCCTCAGATTCATTTACTGGTTTCTCTCATTTGCTCATTGCTTAAATGCCGAGAACATAGAGCTATTAGCCAGCACAGCAGCCAGGAGCCCTGTAGCTACTGAACACAGGAAATGGGGCTAGTATGACTTGAGATAAgctatgaatataaaatatgcattGAATATCAGAGATTGTATTATCTCTGCAAAAGAACATAGAATATGTCATCAATcgtttttattatagcaatagtcTGTAAAGGGATAATATTTTGAATATGTTGAgctaaataaatgcatttaaaatatttcagtttttttttttctttttaaatgaaactctTGGAAATCTTAATTGTGTGGCTCACAATGGAGACTATGTATTCCTTCAGGGTGGTACTGGGCTGGGGCATGAGGGCCAATTAACCTCAAGTTGCTTAGAGCCTAGCACAAGAGAAGCGGCGCAGCCAGCAGTAGAGAAGCCACTAACGGAGCGCTGCCCAGCCCACAAGAGAAGAAATGGCTCTGTCTCTCTGGCAGTGGAATTGCagctttctccatttccctttagCTCAGTTTTATTTTCCTCGGGCCTGTCTGGACTCCTGTGCCTTGTGTGGACATTGCCCGAGCTCTGAGAGTTCACTGTGGCACAGTGCAAAACTCGTATCACAGCTCTGGTCCCCGGGACTTAATCTGTTGCCAGCACCAACTCTTCCCCCCAGCCAACCGTGCTGATAGAAAAATCAAAGAGCTCATCGCGGAGAGAGAAATGTTGGTTGGTACCTAAATCCAGTCAGGAGGGCTTTAAAGAATGCAGGGCAGAGCAAATCAAGAAGGAGAGGAGGCCACTTCCGTTCCACCTCAGGGGGAGTTCTAGGTACCACtgttatccttttctttactgTGGGTAGGCATGGGGGAAACTTAGCAATGAGTTCTAAAGTCAAGCAATGAGCTTCCACTTTAGGGTGGTGTGGTAGGTAGCACAGAGCAAGCCCCATGCCCTGGCAGGAAAGGGATCTAGCGGGCAGCTCCCTGAGGGTTCGTGGGACAAAAGTTGATGACCCTGTCTCCGTTTGCAGGTGTTTGGTCTGCTGACAATAGTGTTTGCTATTGCTGATTGTGCCCTCATGTACCGGAAACTTCTCTTCAATCCAAGTGGACCTTACCAGAAAAATTCTCCTAATCGTAGCAGAGATGACGGGAGTCAATAATTTGTATTCCTTTGTACTAATTATTAAActgatttctttattcttccataTATCTTctgcagttttcatttttttaatttcaatgtGCGCGCCGGCTAATTTTACGTCCGTCTGACCCAAGCTAGAGAGTCCTTTGGAAAGCCGGatgtcaattgagaaaatgttccgGATTTGGCCAGCCTGTGCtgcgttttcttgattgatgattgatgtgggaggacctcGCTTTCTGTCCTGGGTGCcttaagaaggcaggctgagcaagccatggggaacaacccagtcagcagcacccctccatggcctctgcatcagctactgcctccaggttcccgcctTGAGTTCCCACCCTGACTTCCCTGCATAAAGGCCCtcaagctgtaagatgaaataaaccctttcctccccgatgttgcttttggtcgtgcTGTTTTATCACAAACCCTTAGCTGGGTGATGTGGGAGCTTGACAGATTTTTGGACCTTGCTTTCTGCCGGTAGCCTTACTGTTTATAGCGCAGAACTGGCGCCTGGCCGGACATACCCCCAAATGACTCCAGAACCCCTTGTCTCTGGGTTTGCTGGCAGCAGCTCCTGCAGGAGTGGTTGCTGGATTTTGAGTTTCCAGGCTAGGCAAAGTACCTTTCCCCCAGATCACCACAAGGATATCAGACTGCGAGGTTGGGTAGCCGCCATCAAGTGCTGGTGCACGCGGGTAGGCTGCCCGCAGCCGTTGACGCTGGTTCCCCAAGGGGACAGGCGCCGACTGGCGCCCCACGGCCAGCCTGACATAATCAGGCTTGGGATGCCCCATGAATCCTGCAAATTCCAGGCGTGAGTCAAGCCACCCTTCCAGCGACACAACATCTCAATCTCAATTCTTGGGTGCTCCCTCACACTCCGAGTCAAAGGAGTCTATCGCCTCTGTTACGTCTCCCAGGGGATTTCCACTTAGCGCCACACCATCCAGTAAATCTATACATACTGTTCAGAAAGAACAGGGTGCCAGCAAGTTACCACCAAAGAAGCCCGCACAGAGTCAGAAGATGCCAACTCGCCAGCTGTCTAAGAAGATCAAGTTACATGCATCCATCAAAAAACGCGCTGAGGGCCGGACCAAGGTCCCAGAAAAATTCAGAGACAGCTTCCAGCTCTTTTTGTTCTCAACTACTGGAATGTTGAAAGTCTTGAGGATGGTGAGCAGAAGCTGCCTAGTTGCctgggtgggtggagggaaggTGGTGGCCTCCAGGGTTGAGTACGTTGCTGCTGGAGCGTAGGCtccacaggttttttttgtttgtttgtttttgagttcaCTACCTCAGGGCGGCCTTGAACTCGTAcagatctgcctgtgtctatctccagagtgctgggagcaAATGCTGGTGCCACCACAGACCCAAGATCACACAATTCTCAGTACTAAATTGGTGtgccttcccctttcccctccttcttgaGGGTTTCCCCTCACAAATGAAAGTAGAAAATTAGTGAGTAAACAGCAGAAAGTTGTAAACTAGCAAGCACAACTGGTAAGAACCTCCATCTTTAAAAGACCTACTCAAGCAGTACACAACAGGCAACAATCTGGGAAAAACCGAAAAGGACAGTAGTGAGAATGGGGGAAATGGTCCTGAATGCCATTGAAAATAAAGGGACCTGCAGACAGGGCCGTACAACTTCCGGGAGGGAAAGTTTAACGACCCGAACTGATCCCAAAATAGAGAGATTCAAACAGAACAACATCTAAAAGCAGAGGGAAAGCAAGGGGCCTGCAGGGGAGCTCCTGTGTAAATGCTGCTATGGTCAGTCCTGAAGACCAGACTTCAGTCCGCAGAGCTCACccgggggaaggagaggaacatTGCCTGTGAACTGTCCTCTGTCCCATGCCCTCGCTCCCCCACCTGACAAACATAAGCAAAGGGATTTTTAATTATAGAAGTGAATCAGACCAGACATGGTTAGGGTCAGCTCTTTCAGATCAGGAAATATCATTTTGATGATGCTCAATCTTTTTGAAGAAACTAAAATTTCGGGACGATTTATGTTCTCTGATGACCGAATCCAGGGCCCTGTGACTTGCCAGACACTCCACCAGGGAGCTGAGTCCCTGTCCTTTgat
Above is a window of Microtus pennsylvanicus isolate mMicPen1 chromosome 6, mMicPen1.hap1, whole genome shotgun sequence DNA encoding:
- the Cklf gene encoding chemokine-like factor, producing MRSVTVGSVGEMESKEQDVERSFCLSVKGLVKMLRMVVTVASMTFFIIAQAPEPYIVITGFEFSIILFFIALYMCRLDKLMRWLFWPLLDIINSMVTVLFMLIVSVLALIPKTSTMTVLGGVFGLLTIVFAIADCALMYRKLLFNPSGPYQKNSPNRSRDDGSQ
- the Cmtm1 gene encoding CKLF-like MARVEL transmembrane domain-containing protein 1; translated protein: MNPANSRRESSHPSSDTTSQSQFLGAPSHSESKESIASVTSPRGFPLSATPSSKSIHTVQKEQGASKLPPKKPAQSQKMPTRQLSKKIKLHASIKKRAEGRTKVPEKFRDSFQLFLFSTTGMLKVLRMCIVAASVFCFVIGGSHEMFIAITIQETCIVLFFIIIYLVTLQHLLICIHWPLLDFINSLISAVFLGVVALITIQEKRRRHLCFIGGILCLSAAILCLIDALLVSNEMRKNRKKALRL